Part of the bacterium genome is shown below.
CGTTCGATGATGGAAAATGGCCTACAAGATATGGGCCTTCGGAGAGCGTGTATCGATAGAAAACTTCGTGAGGATCAACTGAACGATTTTCAGTCCATGCCAAATCGACCATAATGGATGTGTTATCGAATTCTGGATAAAGTGCCCCACGCATTCGCGGAAGATAATAATAACTTGCAAGCATACTTGTGTCGGTGAGTTCTTCAGCCAGCGTGAATGCAGTATCTGTAAGGGATTTTTTATATAGACAAAGCGAACCACCCCTCGCGATATCGCGAATTAGGATAAAAGCCTCACCCGTCAACTCGGTGCAAGCTATACTGGCTATATAGCGATTACATACCCCATCATACGACGAGCTAGGAAATTCGCATACATCGACAGGCGTGCCCATACCATCTTCTTCATTCCATATACGATATCGAAAATACCAGGTTCCCGTAACATCACCGATATTATCGCCATAAAGCAAGTGAACATTACCCAACACATCGGCTGCCATACCACAGTTATGATCACGCCCACCGGTGGAGCCATTGCCCATACCATCGACTGATAACCAATCGGTTCCATCGAATATGCGATGCTGTGCGTAAGATGCAGAAACCCCATTATCGTAATAAGCAACATGGACCAAATCATTAGCATCTAAGCAAATTGAAACTCCTTGAGTCGAACCGGAAGATGGGCTACCAACTGAAGAAAATGTTCCACCAACGGCATAAACGGAATCTGAGCGCCAAATTTGTGCTTTCCAACTTGTGGGACCCCCTGTAACAAGCCAGATATAACCATCTGAGTCCATCGCAATGCCGGAGTCACACGACTTGATCGAGCCATCAAATACCCGGATAATTTCGCTACCCGAAGGACTGCTATGAATATCCTCAATCTTACGATAGTATGTGCTGTGTAGCATTGGTGAATATTGATAGCGGTGCCAAACAACATGCAGGTCTTCGTTATAATCTATGGCCAACGCGCAACCATCGATGAGACTGTGTCTTCCGTAGAGGCCAGTATCAGTTGCCTCGAACCAATCACTGTCCCATGTGGTGCCGCCATCAATGCTGAGAGAAATATATACCCGTTTTGCTGAAATATCGCTGGAATTATCTATATAAACGCAGTAAAGCGAGCCTCCGGAATTCATCACCATGCTTCTATTAAGCATTGAAGAACTACCAGAACCCGAGTTCCCGGTTTGTATATCACCATAATCCGAGGGCCAGAAAGCGAAAGCCGCTGATAGTATTAACAATCCGAGAATAGCTTGTTTTTTAAGAAACATTGTAGCTCCATTCACAAAAGCCGGTGTTTATTGTATTCCGCACGGGAAATCTTAAATGCAGTTTTTTATAATCAAAGTCAAACCCAGCGGACATAAGCAAAACCCGCCTATAAGATTATCAATTTATTTTTTATCCGCTAGTCTAAAAAGCGATGCAATAAAATCCATCCTTTAAAATCAAACTAGTGTAGCTTCATCATGCAATTTTGCTGCATCTTTTCACTCTAAATTAATCCTACAATACTTGCATAACCTTATCTATAATCGTGCCGTCGCGGTATTCTATGAGAGCGATAACTCTCTCGCCAAGCTCAGGCAACTGAGGTTCACCACCACAGATCTCGTCCACTTCTCGCTTAATATCTCTTATCTCCCGAATCGGAAGCGAAGAATCCTTGAAATGTTCAATAAGGTCCTCACGACGCGGATTAATTGCAATTCCCTTGTCGCAAACTATTACATCGACTGTTTCTCCGGGAGTGGTAACTGTAGTCACCGCCTCGCGGATAACAGGAATTCGTTTTCGATACGACGGAATAACCATCATCGCAAGCTTTGCACCGGCAGCAACATCACAGTGACCTCCGATGCCGTGCAGCAACATGCCATCAGAGTGCGTATTAACATTCACATTGAAATCGACATCGACTTCGGTGGCACCGAGAAAGCCGACATCCTGAACATTGACCATACAACCCTTGCTGTGCATGTTGGCATACATACAAAGATTAATACGCTCATGCATTACATCGTTACGAAGACTGGCAATGGAGGCTGTGTCGAAAACTTGCCCATCAAGAAGCTTATCGGCGATTCCCTCGTGTAAAAGATCAACTGCAAACTGTGTAATGCCACCATTGATATACGATGCCTTAATCTTATCCCTGCGCATAAACTCCCCGAGGTATTTAGTCACGGCCAGGCTGATTCCACCTGCCCCGGTTTGAAAGCCTATGCCATCCTTATAATATGGTGATTGCTCGATGAATTTGGCCGCAAGTTTGGCAATATAAAGCCTTCCGGGGCTGTTGGTTATGCGCGTCGTTCCACTAATTATCTTTGAAGGCTCCCCGATCTTATCGACTTCAACAACATAATCGACATGGGTGCTCAAAATATCGAAGGGAATACACGGAAAGCGAACAAGATTGTCGGTGATGACAACGAATTTATCCGCATATTGGGAGTCAATCTGGCCATAACCTAGCGGGCCACACGCCGATGGTCCGTAAAGACCGTTGGCATTACCGAAATCATCGGCACACGGGGCGGCGCAAAAGGCAACATCAATGTGCAAATCACCATCCTCGATGGCGCGGACTCTTCCACCATGGGAACGGAGAATAGCGACTGTCTCCATGCCACCTTTACTTACAAATGCCCCGACCGGACCGTTCATGGAGCCTTGAATATTACGAATAACACCGCTTTTAATATGATCTACAACAGGCACATGACAAGGGAAAAGCGCCGTCGGCGCAATAGTAAGCCCCTTAATCCCCATCTCAGCGCAAGCCTCGAGAACCATATTTACTACATAATCACCATTTCGAAGGTGATGATGGAAACTAATCGTCATGCCATCGCGGAGACCGGTTTTTTTTATCGCTTCATTTAAAGAGCTTAAGAGTTTCTTTTCTCCGCCTTTATGTTCGGGATGCGAATGTGGAATCGGCGGTCCGGGGCGATTACCCCCGGCAAGTGGGTCGGTAAATGCGCCCTGAAAAGGCGTAAGTGTCCGCCCATCGGCTTCGATTGGAACTTCTCGACCAATTGCGTTCTTCACGAATTTCATAATTCCCTCCACTTAACTATTCCCAAATTAGTTCTTATAAGACTGCCAAACAACGACGCGATTCTTACCTTCGGCCTTTGCCCGATAAAGAGCGCTTTCGGCGCGACTGAGCAGTTCATCCTTGTTCATTATATCATCGGTAAGCTGAACAATCCCAAAACTCGAAGTAACCATGTAGTCTTCGGGAGCGCTTATTCCATCCATAACTTTATCGGCAATATTGGTGCAAAGAACCTCGGCCTTGCTGATTGCATTTTCGATAGAAGTATTTTTAAGAAGAACGAAAAACTCGTCCCCGCTGTAACGAGATACTATGTCTGCAGGTGAACAGCGCTTGGATATTAAAAGAGCCGCATTCCTAATTACCTCGTCGCCGATATGATGCCCTAAATTGTCATTTATTCTTTTCAGGTCGTCCAAATCGATAGCTATTAAACTAAGTGGAGCGGAAACCTCCCGTGACATTTCAATGAACCTAGGAAGAACCTCGATAAAGTATCTATAATTATGCAAACCCGTTAACACGTCGGTCATGGCTATTTTTTCCATCTTCCTTAGCGCATCTTTAAGTTCCTCAGACATGGACCTCTGTGCTGTAACATCCTCGACAATAGTTATTATCCGATGGACCCCACCAGCAGTGGAAAACACAGGAATAATTTTCTTGCGTAAATATGTTGTGTTGTGGGAACTATCGTAAGAAACCTCTTCCATCTCTATAAGACGACCGCTTTTCAATATCGAGGTATAACTTTCCTCCGTGTCAGAACTCGAAATAAATTTGAAAACCTCACTAAGGGAACTTCCAATAAGTTTAGGTCTAAATCCAAGTTCAGTTTCAGCTATTTTATTGTAGGACAATAACTTCAGATCAGAATCAACAATGAATATTCCGTAATCAACATTATGAAAAACGTCTGTGTATAGCTCATTAACATTTTGCATTTGTTTCAGTATCTCAGAAACTTGCAAAACCTGAGCAACCTGGTCTATAAAGATCTCCAAAATCCTATTGTCTATATCGGAATCTTCCTCGATACAGCAAGGAACAGCTCCTAAAAGTTCGCCTTTCACTTTGACCGGAATAACGGATAATTGGGGATTCGGTAGTATATCTAATAAAACTCCACCCATATACGCCAAATCACGGTTAAAAGTCTTAATTTGATCTATAGAAAATAGTTTTACCGTATTGCCACTATTCAATGATTGAAACACCGGATGCATTGGATCCGGAAAAACCTTAACTGTAAATGGATCGATATTGGATAGGCGTAAAAATTCCAAAAAATGTTCCTCTTTGCGATATGATTGAACACAAATCGAGAAAGCCTTTGGATCCCGCTTTTTTAAAAGCGCTACAAACTGAAAATTTCCAACCTCGCGAATATTATTAATAAGTGTTTGAAGGACTTCTCGTTCGCTTTCAGTGGATATAAGGGCTTTAAGTCCGCTTGAAAAAAGCTGTATTATCCTCTCTTCCTCATTTGATGTAATCTTTTCCGTTTCACTCGAAGTTTTCTGCCCTTTTTTGTTGTAAAAAATAGCTATAAAAAGGAAAACCACAAATAAAACCGATAAAACAAAAAAGTATGTCTTAACACCGGATTTATTTATCTTCGAAATTATATCTCGCATTTCATTAGAAGCTGAATAAACAACGATATACCAATGATAATCACCTAACTCGATGGTCGATATACCGATAGGTCTTCTAATACCCGTGTGGTCTAAAAACTCGCCAAATCCTTCGAATTTGTTTGGTATAGCTTCTAAAAATGCGTTTATTATCGTAGAAGAATCGCGCGAAAAAGCACGCTCCACCAGTGTCCCAGTTGCTAAATCCGGATGATAGAGAATCTCGCCCGTCGAATCGACTATAAAACCCCGAGATTTCACCCTATTCAATTCCACAAGAAGTCTATTTTCCATTGCTTCGAAGGGAACCAACGCACATATATTTCCAAGCCAAATCGAATCTCTTCCAAAAATGGCACTATGAACGGCCATCGCCCTATATCCCTGAACTGTCAGTATGGGTTGGCTTATAACATCACAGTGTTCTGCTAAAGTTTTAATGACATGGCTTTGGTAGGCTATGCTTTGCCCGATAGCTTGTGTATCCGGCCACGAACATCTCAAAACTCCAAGAGTATCCATTCGGCTAATAGATTTGGCCTTGTTTTCAAGCTTGTTAGTCAGCTCGATTATGTCTTCATTTATTTCAGGAAAACGAAGATACTTAATCCCACTTTTCGCTCCGGAGATATCGAGTTCTCTTCTAATGTCC
Proteins encoded:
- the citF gene encoding citrate lyase subunit alpha, translated to MKFVKNAIGREVPIEADGRTLTPFQGAFTDPLAGGNRPGPPIPHSHPEHKGGEKKLLSSLNEAIKKTGLRDGMTISFHHHLRNGDYVVNMVLEACAEMGIKGLTIAPTALFPCHVPVVDHIKSGVIRNIQGSMNGPVGAFVSKGGMETVAILRSHGGRVRAIEDGDLHIDVAFCAAPCADDFGNANGLYGPSACGPLGYGQIDSQYADKFVVITDNLVRFPCIPFDILSTHVDYVVEVDKIGEPSKIISGTTRITNSPGRLYIAKLAAKFIEQSPYYKDGIGFQTGAGGISLAVTKYLGEFMRRDKIKASYINGGITQFAVDLLHEGIADKLLDGQVFDTASIASLRNDVMHERINLCMYANMHSKGCMVNVQDVGFLGATEVDVDFNVNVNTHSDGMLLHGIGGHCDVAAGAKLAMMVIPSYRKRIPVIREAVTTVTTPGETVDVIVCDKGIAINPRREDLIEHFKDSSLPIREIRDIKREVDEICGGEPQLPELGERVIALIEYRDGTIIDKVMQVL
- a CDS encoding diguanylate cyclase; translated protein: MVKGFFNKRDLRNLVLVVSFILIAIIFVFFLKSYSNLIQRDLFAHFSQDQKLLADFMATRVEEFFADIRRELDISGAKSGIKYLRFPEINEDIIELTNKLENKAKSISRMDTLGVLRCSWPDTQAIGQSIAYQSHVIKTLAEHCDVISQPILTVQGYRAMAVHSAIFGRDSIWLGNICALVPFEAMENRLLVELNRVKSRGFIVDSTGEILYHPDLATGTLVERAFSRDSSTIINAFLEAIPNKFEGFGEFLDHTGIRRPIGISTIELGDYHWYIVVYSASNEMRDIISKINKSGVKTYFFVLSVLFVVFLFIAIFYNKKGQKTSSETEKITSNEEERIIQLFSSGLKALISTESEREVLQTLINNIREVGNFQFVALLKKRDPKAFSICVQSYRKEEHFLEFLRLSNIDPFTVKVFPDPMHPVFQSLNSGNTVKLFSIDQIKTFNRDLAYMGGVLLDILPNPQLSVIPVKVKGELLGAVPCCIEEDSDIDNRILEIFIDQVAQVLQVSEILKQMQNVNELYTDVFHNVDYGIFIVDSDLKLLSYNKIAETELGFRPKLIGSSLSEVFKFISSSDTEESYTSILKSGRLIEMEEVSYDSSHNTTYLRKKIIPVFSTAGGVHRIITIVEDVTAQRSMSEELKDALRKMEKIAMTDVLTGLHNYRYFIEVLPRFIEMSREVSAPLSLIAIDLDDLKRINDNLGHHIGDEVIRNAALLISKRCSPADIVSRYSGDEFFVLLKNTSIENAISKAEVLCTNIADKVMDGISAPEDYMVTSSFGIVQLTDDIMNKDELLSRAESALYRAKAEGKNRVVVWQSYKN
- a CDS encoding T9SS type A sorting domain-containing protein, producing the protein MFLKKQAILGLLILSAAFAFWPSDYGDIQTGNSGSGSSSMLNRSMVMNSGGSLYCVYIDNSSDISAKRVYISLSIDGGTTWDSDWFEATDTGLYGRHSLIDGCALAIDYNEDLHVVWHRYQYSPMLHSTYYRKIEDIHSSPSGSEIIRVFDGSIKSCDSGIAMDSDGYIWLVTGGPTSWKAQIWRSDSVYAVGGTFSSVGSPSSGSTQGVSICLDANDLVHVAYYDNGVSASYAQHRIFDGTDWLSVDGMGNGSTGGRDHNCGMAADVLGNVHLLYGDNIGDVTGTWYFRYRIWNEEDGMGTPVDVCEFPSSSYDGVCNRYIASIACTELTGEAFILIRDIARGGSLCLYKKSLTDTAFTLAEELTDTSMLASYYYLPRMRGALYPEFDNTSIMVDLAWTENRSVDPHEVFYRYTLSEGPYLVGHFPSSNAWVSEDTVVSLNFIDLDGIDPTTASISVDGVVYNISDVELVACGNRLDYHPSVPWTDGTVEVTLLAMSDVLGHSTPDTGTSFSFKIDKTPPSLLYHEPDSALIADYVPDGALMLFKDLGCGSDSLCWSLTVNDLEFEPPSGGGIIIEGDTLVMLAFTLGDVTIPLNDTSRIYFTVHDKPDIGAPNEKTYYWWFVAATGIEETDLPANLALSAYPNPFNSSVFISAPEGAKIEIFDVNGRMVDDIPVGANLVFAQPPGDHKDRPYEFVWIPDENITSG